Proteins encoded by one window of Anaerolineae bacterium:
- a CDS encoding ABC transporter permease, whose product MSTVKTTTANNLQFAARKERSPWGDAWRALLRNKLAVASGIFIIVLIFVAVFAKYIAPYPYDKGNLADNYALPGPKYLLGADFLGRDILSRTIYGAQVSLAVGFVGAFVSLLIGMTYGMISGYSSARVDNIMMRFVDFLYAMPILIFVILLQVYFKAVARTGVGGPFLHTLVAIDSKMGGMFFIFIAIGMLNWLGMARIMRGQVLSLKRKEFVEAARSVGASDLRIIFRHLFPNALGPCIVAETLAIPGYISTEAFLSFLGLGVNAPRPSWGIMISEGYVGLRSYPHLLLAPAVALTLTILAFNFLGDGLRDAFDPRLRGQ is encoded by the coding sequence ATGAGCACGGTCAAAACAACTACTGCCAATAACCTGCAGTTCGCCGCTCGCAAGGAGCGCAGTCCCTGGGGCGATGCCTGGCGCGCGCTTCTGAGGAACAAGCTGGCGGTCGCCAGCGGCATCTTCATCATCGTACTGATCTTTGTCGCCGTCTTCGCCAAGTACATCGCTCCTTATCCCTATGATAAGGGCAACTTGGCAGATAACTATGCCCTGCCCGGCCCCAAGTATCTCCTGGGCGCGGACTTCCTGGGACGCGATATCCTCAGCCGCACCATTTACGGAGCGCAGGTTTCCCTGGCGGTGGGATTTGTGGGGGCCTTTGTCAGTCTGCTCATCGGCATGACCTATGGGATGATCTCCGGCTATTCCAGTGCTCGCGTCGATAATATCATGATGCGCTTTGTGGATTTCCTATACGCCATGCCCATCCTGATCTTCGTGATCTTGCTCCAAGTGTATTTCAAGGCGGTGGCACGCACGGGCGTCGGCGGCCCATTCCTGCATACCCTGGTGGCCATCGACAGCAAGATGGGCGGCATGTTCTTTATCTTCATCGCCATCGGTATGCTGAACTGGCTGGGCATGGCGCGCATCATGCGCGGCCAGGTGCTGTCCCTGAAGCGCAAGGAGTTCGTCGAGGCGGCGCGCTCCGTCGGCGCCAGCGACCTGCGCATCATCTTCCGCCACCTCTTCCCCAACGCGCTGGGACCCTGTATCGTGGCGGAGACGCTGGCCATCCCTGGCTATATCTCGACGGAGGCATTCCTGAGCTTCCTCGGCCTGGGCGTGAACGCACCTCGCCCGAGCTGGGGCATCATGATCTCCGAGGGCTATGTCGGACTGCGTTCCTATCCGCACCTGCTGTTGGCGCCGGCGGTGGCCCTGACCCTGACCATCCTGGCCTTTAACTTCCTGGGCGACGGCCTGCGGGACGCCTTTGACCCGCGCCTGCGCGGCCAGTAA